A genomic region of Trifolium pratense cultivar HEN17-A07 linkage group LG3, ARS_RC_1.1, whole genome shotgun sequence contains the following coding sequences:
- the LOC123918972 gene encoding uncharacterized protein LOC123918972 encodes MNPSKKNLKMQSTSVGSKEEGMKVTEEDTHIKLTLKMGHFGSPFVYTMKRSCQFKKLMIDYSDRYSRDFNSVLFSAGRGCIEEEKTPNELHLKDGDIIYTNFRSGNIMLKIKGQDGYEASFEMRFNSRLEKLMDFYCRKYCLEVTEVAFLFNGRFLRADQTPSKQYLKIILNFNDN; translated from the exons ATGAATCCATCGaagaagaatttgaaaatgCAGTCGACGAGCGTTGGTAGCAAGGAGGAAGGCATGAAAGTGACTGAAGAGGACACACACATCAAACTCACATTGAAGATGGGTCAT TTTGGGAGTCCATTTGTCTACACAATGAAAAGAAGCTGTCAATTCAAAAAGCTCATGATTGATTACAGTGATAGGTACTCTAGAGATTTTAATTCAGTGTTATTTTCAGCTGGCCGAGGTTGCATCGAAGAAGAGAAGACTCCAAATGAG CTGCACTTGAAGGACGGGGACATAATATATACAAATTTCCGATCTGGCAACATCATGCTCAAGATCAAAGGCCAG GATGGGTATGAAGCTTCGTTCGAAATGCGTTTTAATTCTCGATTGGAAAAGCTTATGGATTTTTATTGTCGTAAATATTGTTTGGAGGTTACTGAAGTTGCTTTTCTTTTCAATGGGCGTTTCCTCCGAGCAGATCAGACACCTTCCAAG CAATACTTGAAAATCATCTTAAACTTCAATGATAATTGA
- the LOC123918971 gene encoding uncharacterized protein LOC123918971: MSNDDEWDFMTSELNSITNRTYKKEQLKEKMHRLQAMYHEFNSLLQNPEFKWNAETNTFSASAEVWQNYLQAHDKTAQFQKKGCDYYYKWLEIIFNKDNAYGGFRHSDDDIQEVEYATQNGKRKIQVKDRKYRKGSTSCQKGDRHLTSTKPSTARAKSNNGKSLEATSPHVTLDCSITKCVAALEKIEDISDDIYVKALDKFHDPNWREMFIAMSNDRRRGWLFRL, translated from the exons ATGTCAAATGACGACGAGTGGGACTTTATGACTTCTGAGTTGAATTCGATAACAAATCGGACCTATAAAAAGGAACAACTAAAAGAGAAAATGCATAGGCTACAAGCCATGTATCATGAATTTAATTCACTCTTGCAAAACCCTGAGTTTAAGTGGAATGCTGAAACTAACACTTTTAGTGCAAGTGCTGAGGTCTGGCAAAATTATCTTCAG GCACATGATAAAACTGCTCAATTTCAAAAGAAAGGGTGTGACTACTATTATAAATGGTTGGAAATCATATTCAACAAAGATAATGCATATGGAGGATTTCGTCATTCAGACGATGATATACAAGAAGTCGAGTACGCCACACAGaatggaaagagaaaaattcaagtAAAAGATCGTAAATATAGGAAAGGGTCGACATCATGTCAGAAGGGAGACAGACATCTAACTTCGACCAAACCATCTACGGCAAGAGCTAAGAGTAATAACGGTAAGAGTTTGGAGGCTACTTCTCCGCATGTAACATTAGATTGTTCTATTACTAAGTGTGTAGCTGCTCTTGAAAAGATAGAAGATATTTCAGATGACATCTATGTAAAAGCCTTGGACAAATTTCACGATCCTAATTGGAGAGAAATGTTTATTGCCATGTCTAATGATAGGAGACGTGGATGGCTATTTAGACTTTAA
- the LOC123918973 gene encoding small ubiquitin-related modifier 1-like, translating to MSSGVANNEEDKKPTEQGGAHINLKVKGQDGNEVFFRIKRSTQLKKLMNAYCDRQSVDFNAIAFLFDGRRLRAEQTPDELEMEDGDEIDAMLHQTGGSVV from the exons ATGTCGTCAGGTGTGGCAAACAACGAGGAAGACAAGAAGCCAACTGAACAAGGCGGCGCTCACATCAACCTCAAAGTTAAGGGTCAG GATGGGAATGAAGTGTTCTTCAGGATCAAGAGAAGCACTCAACTGAAAAAGCTTATGAACGCTTACTGTGATCGACAATCCGTGGACTTCAATGCCATTGCTTTTCTCTTTGATGGGCGTCGTCTCCGTGCAGAGCAGACTCCAGACGAG TTGGAAATGGAAGATGGGGATGAAATCGACGCCATGCTTCATCAGACAGGAGGTTCTGTTGTCTGA
- the LOC123918974 gene encoding uncharacterized protein LOC123918974 — MACSKQFITQLLHSSSRSSLLKPSRPFFYNSIKNYGQEVKEKKSHLVKERASSTADEFLRVAEEKANETPKVKSQTSDKTLDAAEEATKSNSKFEDVKNRYKDH, encoded by the exons ATGGCTTGTAGtaaacaattcatcactcaacttCTTCACTCATCTTCAAGATCTTCTTTGCTCAAACCCTCTAGACCATTTTTCTACAACTCCATCAAG AATTATGGGCAAGAagtgaaggaaaaaaagagCCATTTGGTAAAAGAGAGGGCATCATCAACAGCTGATGAATTTCTGAGAGTAGCAGAAGAAAAAGCAAATGAAACACCAAAGGTGAAAAGTCAAACTAGTGATAAAACACTTGATGCTGCTGAAGAAGCTACTAAGAGTAACTCAAAGTTTGAAGATGTTAAGAATAGGTACAAGGATCATTAG
- the LOC123918975 gene encoding transmembrane protein 18-like isoform X7 — MEEHFDLMSDLVQKISSELSSNLRPAYDNFLGFFHAIDWKEPWLLGLLTFHVVLLLVTIISRRNTNFQMFLFLLTLAGVYLAERLNSFLGGNWKNFSSQNYFDPSGVFMSVLWSGPLLALAMIILINTLFSLCYLIVKWKRAELRHRARAARSKQE; from the exons ATGGAAGAACATTTTGATCTTATGTCAGATCTTGTTCAGAAAATTTCTTCTGAACTTAGTTCTAACCTTCGTCCTGCTTACGATAACTTTTTGGGTTTTTTTCATGCCATTGATTGGAAG gaACCCTGGCTACTGGGATTGTTAACATTCCATGTTGTATTGCTGCTTGTAACTATCATCTCTAGGAGGAATACCAACTTTCAGATGTTCTTGTTCCTTTTGACGT TGGCTGGTGTATATCTTGCTGAGAGACTGAATAGTTTTTTGGGGGGAAATTGGAAAAACTTCTCTAGTCAAAACTATTTTGATCCAAGTGGAGTATTTATGTCGGTTCTTTGGTCTGGACCTCTTCTTGCATTGGCTATGATAATCCTG ATCAATACACTCTTTTCTCTGTGTTACTTGATTGTTAAGTGGAAAAGAGCTGAACTAAGACATCGTGCAAGGGCTGCTCGTAGTAAACAAGAATAA
- the LOC123918975 gene encoding transmembrane protein 18-like isoform X6 produces MSIEELKSVMEEHFDLMSDLVQKISSELSSNLRPAYDNFLGFFHAIDWKEPWLLGLLTFHVVLLLVTIISRRNTNFQMFLFLLTLAGVYLAERLNSFLGGNWKNFSSQNYFDPSGVFMSVLWSGPLLALAMIILINTLFSLCYLIVKWKRAELRHRARAARSKQE; encoded by the exons A TGTCGATCGAGGAGCTGAAATCTGTTATGGAAGAACATTTTGATCTTATGTCAGATCTTGTTCAGAAAATTTCTTCTGAACTTAGTTCTAACCTTCGTCCTGCTTACGATAACTTTTTGGGTTTTTTTCATGCCATTGATTGGAAG gaACCCTGGCTACTGGGATTGTTAACATTCCATGTTGTATTGCTGCTTGTAACTATCATCTCTAGGAGGAATACCAACTTTCAGATGTTCTTGTTCCTTTTGACGT TGGCTGGTGTATATCTTGCTGAGAGACTGAATAGTTTTTTGGGGGGAAATTGGAAAAACTTCTCTAGTCAAAACTATTTTGATCCAAGTGGAGTATTTATGTCGGTTCTTTGGTCTGGACCTCTTCTTGCATTGGCTATGATAATCCTG ATCAATACACTCTTTTCTCTGTGTTACTTGATTGTTAAGTGGAAAAGAGCTGAACTAAGACATCGTGCAAGGGCTGCTCGTAGTAAACAAGAATAA